The Candidatus Thermokryptus mobilis genome contains a region encoding:
- the nuoH gene encoding NADH-quinone oxidoreductase subunit NuoH has product MQDFLNMLIASVIPLLFILVYAVVILWVEIKVASHVQDRLGYMYTGGFHGWAQPIADLLKLLTKEHITPVNSDKILFTLAPVIVFASSYAAYAALPFTSTFIAANLNVGVFYIIAITSFVVIGILMAGWSSNNKYSMLGAMRSVAQIVSYEVPTALSILTVIIVAGTLNLQEICQMQSGGLFNWFIFKYPPFMFITFLIYFTASLAEVNRTPFDIPEAESELVAGYHTEYTGMKFAMFYLAEYANMFLVSGISAILFFGGWNSPFGDFMSGPAWGVFWFVLKGLFFVFLQIMLRWTLPRLRVDQLMYVSWKVLTPISFVNIFIVGLWALLK; this is encoded by the coding sequence ATGCAAGATTTTTTAAATATGCTTATCGCTTCTGTCATCCCGCTTTTGTTTATACTTGTTTATGCTGTTGTAATTTTATGGGTTGAGATAAAAGTCGCCTCGCATGTTCAGGACCGACTCGGTTATATGTATACTGGTGGTTTTCACGGCTGGGCTCAACCGATAGCAGACCTGTTGAAGCTTTTAACGAAAGAGCATATCACGCCTGTTAACTCTGATAAAATTTTGTTTACACTTGCTCCAGTCATTGTGTTTGCAAGCTCGTATGCGGCTTATGCTGCCTTGCCCTTTACTTCAACTTTCATAGCTGCTAATTTAAATGTCGGTGTTTTTTATATCATTGCTATAACTTCGTTTGTGGTCATTGGGATTTTAATGGCTGGGTGGTCATCAAATAATAAGTATTCAATGCTTGGGGCGATGCGCTCAGTTGCTCAAATTGTAAGTTATGAAGTTCCAACAGCGCTTTCAATTTTAACAGTTATTATCGTTGCTGGGACATTGAATTTACAAGAGATTTGCCAAATGCAGAGTGGTGGCTTATTTAACTGGTTCATTTTCAAGTATCCGCCATTTATGTTCATAACCTTCTTAATTTATTTCACTGCTTCGCTTGCTGAGGTTAACAGGACGCCTTTTGATATACCTGAAGCTGAGTCGGAGTTGGTCGCGGGTTATCATACGGAATACACAGGGATGAAATTTGCGATGTTTTATCTTGCTGAATATGCGAATATGTTCCTTGTCTCTGGGATTTCTGCGATACTTTTCTTCGGTGGTTGGAACAGTCCGTTCGGTGATTTTATGTCTGGACCTGCATGGGGCGTTTTCTGGTTTGTATTAAAAGGGTTGTTCTTCGTTTTCCTGCAAATTATGTTAAGATGGACATTGCCGAGATTAAGGGTTGATCAGTTGATGTATGTCTCGTGGAAAGTTCTGACACCAATTTCGTTTGTGAACATATTTATTGTTGGTTTATGGGCACTTTTAAAATAA
- a CDS encoding NuoI/complex I 23 kDa subunit family protein — MIQYFKNIFIAIRTILVGLKLTFKHLFVRAVTIQYPDVKLKLPERARNRLYVNIDDCIGCRQCEMACPVDCITIETVKALPNEDLGVTSTGNKKRLWVTKFDIDISKCCYCGLCVYPCPTECIYMTDVYEFSEYNRHNLIYHFSNFTPEEAELKKKQVEEFELEQKMKKAQKPAEVSVNNPGASS; from the coding sequence ATGATTCAATACTTCAAAAATATATTCATTGCCATCAGGACTATACTTGTTGGGCTCAAACTTACATTCAAGCATCTATTCGTTAGAGCTGTGACGATTCAATATCCGGATGTTAAGCTGAAACTTCCAGAAAGAGCAAGAAATCGTCTTTATGTGAATATAGATGATTGCATCGGTTGCAGGCAATGCGAGATGGCTTGCCCAGTTGATTGCATTACGATTGAAACGGTTAAGGCGCTTCCAAATGAAGACCTTGGCGTAACTTCAACAGGGAATAAGAAACGACTTTGGGTTACAAAGTTTGACATTGATATCAGTAAGTGTTGCTATTGCGGACTCTGTGTCTATCCGTGTCCTACGGAGTGTATCTACATGACCGATGTTTATGAGTTCTCGGAGTATAATAGACATAACCTGATTTACCATTTCAGTAATTTCACGCCTGAGGAAGCAGAGCTCAAGAAAAAGCAAGTTGAAGAATTTGAGCTTGAACAGAAGATGAAGAAAGCTCAAAAACCAGCGGAAGTGAGCGTTAATAACCCCGGAGCTAGTTCTTAA
- a CDS encoding NADH-quinone oxidoreductase subunit J family protein, which translates to MSLFDIAFYIIAVLTIVSAIVVVSARNIVYSAFALLFTFFGVAGLYVLLNADFIAVTQVLIYVGGILVLIIFGIMLTTKFFDVPVRTETLHVVPAIVVTGAIMGTLVGVILKTKWFNLMDVQWENTTKRIGEKLMTDFLLPFEVASVVLLVALLGAVIIARRERF; encoded by the coding sequence ATGAGTTTATTTGACATTGCCTTTTACATCATTGCTGTTTTGACGATCGTATCTGCAATTGTAGTTGTTAGCGCAAGGAATATAGTTTATTCAGCTTTTGCACTTCTTTTTACTTTCTTTGGGGTTGCGGGTTTATATGTGTTGTTAAACGCTGATTTCATAGCTGTAACGCAGGTTTTGATCTATGTCGGTGGAATTCTCGTTTTGATAATATTCGGTATAATGCTTACAACAAAATTTTTTGATGTCCCAGTTAGAACTGAAACACTTCATGTCGTTCCTGCGATCGTTGTCACGGGTGCAATTATGGGAACACTTGTTGGAGTTATCTTGAAGACAAAATGGTTCAACCTGATGGATGTCCAATGGGAAAATACGACGAAAAGAATCGGTGAAAAATTGATGACCGATTTCCTTCTTCCGTTTGAGGTTGCATCTGTTGTTTTGCTTGTCGCTTTGCTCGGTGCAGTTATAATCGCAAGAAGGGAGAGATTTTAA
- the nuoK gene encoding NADH-quinone oxidoreductase subunit NuoK, giving the protein MQFNLSFLKNVGLEHFLVVGAILFSLGIYAVVTRKNAIMVLMGIELILNSANINFIAFSKYSVGNLTGHLVAIFVIILAAAEAAIAIAIVLNIYKNFLTVNIDEVDNLKR; this is encoded by the coding sequence ATGCAATTTAATCTTTCATTTTTGAAAAATGTAGGGCTTGAACATTTCCTTGTTGTAGGTGCTATACTTTTTTCGCTCGGGATATATGCGGTTGTGACAAGAAAAAATGCTATAATGGTTTTGATGGGGATAGAGTTGATTTTAAACTCAGCAAATATAAATTTCATCGCATTTTCAAAATATTCAGTTGGGAATTTGACAGGTCACCTCGTTGCGATATTTGTAATAATTCTCGCAGCAGCTGAGGCTGCAATTGCAATAGCGATAGTCCTTAACATCTACAAAAACTTTCTCACTGTCAATATAGATGAGGTTGATAATTTAAAAAGGTAA
- a CDS encoding HEPN domain-containing protein, which translates to MERAIDWMKQAERDLERARLDVEFGFYEWACFTAQQSAEKAVKAVFQKLKKSLRGHSLLKMFEELSVELEVPRNLFDYA; encoded by the coding sequence ATGGAGAGGGCAATTGATTGGATGAAACAAGCGGAAAGAGACCTTGAGAGGGCAAGGTTGGATGTTGAATTTGGTTTTTATGAATGGGCTTGTTTCACGGCTCAACAATCAGCTGAAAAAGCAGTTAAAGCTGTATTCCAAAAACTTAAGAAATCCTTACGTGGTCATTCATTGCTTAAAATGTTTGAGGAGTTGAGCGTTGAATTGGAAGTCCCGCGGAACTTGTTTGATTATGCTAA
- a CDS encoding nucleotidyltransferase domain-containing protein, whose protein sequence is MILSVNYDELIQTLREISVEIKNKISSVLKIYLFGSFARGNYTPDSDLDILVVLEKCDLPFVERRDLFVDFFKGVPFDLNIFVYTKDEINEMIAQKNLFIEEVLKEAVEISK, encoded by the coding sequence GTGATACTATCGGTAAACTATGACGAACTTATTCAAACTTTGAGAGAAATATCGGTGGAGATAAAAAATAAAATTAGCTCTGTTTTGAAAATTTATCTTTTTGGTTCATTTGCAAGGGGCAATTATACACCAGATAGCGACCTTGACATTCTGGTGGTTCTTGAAAAATGTGATTTGCCTTTTGTTGAAAGGAGAGATTTGTTTGTTGACTTTTTTAAAGGGGTTCCTTTTGATTTGAACATTTTTGTTTACACCAAAGATGAAATTAATGAAATGATTGCACAGAAAAACTTATTCATAGAGGAAGTTTTAAAAGAAGCAGTTGAAATTTCAAAATAA
- the nuoL gene encoding NADH-quinone oxidoreductase subunit L, with translation MSQDTLVFLSLLALILPLVGFILLIFFGRKRLPRQGDIIETGLVLGSLVLSFIVFFNKILNFPDPIEWKFEWVNFGFVNNWGEMKITLGILIDNLSATMLVVVTVISSLVHIFSIGYMKDDIRYSRYFAYLGFFTFSMLGIVLTNNFFTMYVFWELVGVSSYLLIGHWYEKKSASDAAKKAFIVNRVGDFGFFVGIMIIWLSLKTFNFGEVFAGIEQGKLSGGLLTAAGILVFCGAIGKSAQFPLHVWLPDAMEGPTPVSALIHAATMVAAGVYLTARTYAMMTADALTFIAYIGAITAFISATIAITQTDIKKVLAYSTISQLGYMTMSLGSGAYVAGFFHLVTHAAFKAGLFLGSGSVIHAMHHALHKVHDHHTDPQDIRNMGGLKKKMPITYYTFLIYTLAISGIPLTSGFLSKDSILAGALAFGKLSGHVLIPLIGFFVAGLTAFYMFRLLILTFHGEPKRKDAFEHIHESPKVMTIPLLILAFLSLWFVFGLNPFDASSTWVEKFIHKPKSVVPAQQQFTFNLPEKLEKGAVLTEYEHALHEAHIPAMLLSLSMAGLGILFAFLTYQWGKISAEKVANTIKPVYTFLKNKWYFDELYANTFVLATLGISKFARWFDLKVIDGIVDGSAYLTKLWSFAIGKFDWNIIDGLVNLMAYVTGFFGYVVRFLQNGKVQTYIVYVVFAVIILFYIFIG, from the coding sequence ATGTCTCAAGATACACTTGTTTTTCTTTCACTTCTTGCTCTGATTTTACCTCTCGTTGGTTTTATCCTTTTAATTTTCTTCGGACGGAAACGACTCCCAAGACAAGGTGATATCATTGAAACTGGGCTTGTCCTTGGTTCTCTTGTCTTGTCATTTATCGTCTTCTTCAATAAAATTTTAAATTTTCCTGATCCAATTGAATGGAAATTTGAGTGGGTGAACTTTGGATTTGTGAATAATTGGGGGGAGATGAAGATAACTCTTGGAATTTTGATTGATAATTTGTCTGCAACCATGCTTGTAGTTGTGACTGTTATAAGCTCTTTGGTGCATATCTTCTCAATCGGCTATATGAAAGATGACATCAGATATTCAAGATATTTTGCTTATCTTGGCTTTTTCACATTTTCAATGCTTGGGATTGTTTTGACGAATAATTTCTTCACGATGTATGTTTTTTGGGAGCTCGTTGGGGTTTCATCCTATCTTTTGATCGGGCATTGGTATGAGAAGAAATCGGCTTCGGATGCAGCAAAGAAAGCCTTTATCGTGAATAGGGTTGGGGACTTCGGGTTTTTCGTTGGTATAATGATAATTTGGTTGAGCTTAAAGACATTTAACTTTGGTGAGGTGTTTGCTGGGATTGAACAAGGGAAATTGTCTGGTGGATTGCTTACCGCAGCTGGGATTCTTGTTTTTTGTGGTGCTATTGGTAAATCGGCTCAATTTCCACTCCACGTTTGGCTTCCAGACGCTATGGAGGGACCAACACCCGTTAGCGCTTTAATTCACGCTGCGACGATGGTTGCTGCGGGTGTTTATCTTACGGCAAGAACTTACGCTATGATGACAGCTGATGCCTTAACATTTATAGCATATATTGGAGCTATAACCGCTTTCATTTCAGCAACGATAGCGATAACTCAAACCGATATCAAGAAAGTCCTCGCTTATTCAACTATTTCACAACTTGGTTATATGACTATGTCGCTTGGTTCTGGAGCTTATGTAGCGGGGTTTTTCCATCTTGTGACTCACGCTGCTTTTAAAGCTGGATTGTTCCTTGGCTCTGGCTCGGTCATCCACGCGATGCATCACGCCTTGCACAAAGTTCACGACCATCACACCGACCCACAGGACATCAGAAATATGGGTGGATTGAAAAAGAAAATGCCGATAACCTATTATACTTTTCTAATTTACACACTTGCGATTTCGGGTATCCCATTGACATCGGGATTTCTAAGTAAGGATTCAATACTTGCTGGAGCTCTTGCATTCGGTAAATTGTCAGGGCATGTGCTTATACCTTTAATTGGATTTTTCGTTGCTGGATTGACAGCGTTTTATATGTTTAGATTGTTGATTTTGACATTCCACGGGGAGCCGAAAAGGAAAGATGCGTTTGAGCATATACATGAATCACCAAAAGTTATGACAATTCCGCTTTTGATACTTGCTTTTCTATCTTTGTGGTTTGTTTTCGGTTTAAATCCCTTTGATGCAAGCTCAACTTGGGTTGAAAAGTTTATACATAAACCCAAAAGTGTTGTTCCAGCGCAACAGCAATTTACTTTCAATTTGCCGGAAAAACTTGAAAAGGGCGCTGTGCTCACAGAATATGAGCATGCTCTTCACGAGGCGCACATCCCCGCGATGTTGCTTTCTCTTTCAATGGCTGGGCTTGGTATATTGTTTGCGTTTTTAACCTATCAATGGGGTAAGATAAGCGCTGAAAAAGTCGCCAATACGATAAAACCAGTTTATACCTTCCTTAAAAATAAGTGGTATTTTGACGAGCTCTATGCAAATACATTTGTCCTTGCTACACTTGGGATTTCAAAATTTGCAAGATGGTTTGATTTAAAAGTTATAGATGGAATTGTTGATGGTTCGGCATATTTGACTAAACTTTGGTCATTTGCTATCGGGAAATTTGACTGGAACATAATTGATGGGCTTGTGAATCTTATGGCTTATGTGACTGGATTTTTTGGTTATGTTGTCAGGTTCTTGCAGAACGGAAAAGTTCAAACATACATAGTTTATGTTGTTTTCGCCGTCATAATTCTGTTTTATATCTTTATCGGGTAA
- a CDS encoding complex I subunit 4 family protein, translating to MQILGIGILTWIVFLPVVAMVIVLAIPKGRENLIKWIAVIATGIQLVLAVIMLLNYRYDLAGINTLEGFQFVEKYRWIDVSGVAWFGRIVIEYFLGVDGLSMPMVFLTALISFIGAIASWELPKTKGYYALYLLLDTGMMGVFVALDFFLFYIFWEVMLLPMYFLIGIWGGPRREYAAIKFFIYTLLGSVLMLLVMIGLYFSTSIIDTVTGERIHTFNMLAMMDPKNYEPGSIFSGMHTTWRYIAYIALFIGFAIKVPIFPFHTWLPDAHVEAPTPISVILAGILLKMGTYGMLRISFPIFPDGMLKYALPMALLGFINIVYGALAAMAQEDFKKLIAYSSISHMGYVVLGMSALNTQAVTGAIMQMFNHGTITAMLFLIVGVLYDRAHTRGLNEFGGLANQMPKYFGIVIIAFFAALGLPGLSGFISEAFVFLGAFQTYKWITIFSATGVILTAGYILWTTQRLFFGQIPERWKNLPDINARELVTLVPLAVIVIFLGVYPMPLISVMNASVNHLVGFVSEMGQMGSQLGILP from the coding sequence ATGCAGATACTTGGCATTGGAATTTTAACTTGGATTGTCTTTCTACCCGTTGTTGCAATGGTAATTGTCCTTGCGATTCCGAAGGGAAGGGAAAATTTGATAAAATGGATAGCTGTCATAGCCACAGGAATTCAGCTTGTCCTTGCTGTTATTATGTTGCTTAATTACCGTTATGACCTTGCTGGGATAAATACGCTTGAGGGATTTCAATTCGTTGAGAAATATCGTTGGATTGATGTCAGTGGTGTTGCTTGGTTTGGTAGGATAGTGATAGAGTATTTTCTTGGAGTTGATGGTTTGAGTATGCCGATGGTTTTTTTAACCGCTTTGATTTCATTTATCGGAGCAATCGCCTCTTGGGAATTGCCGAAGACGAAGGGATATTATGCACTTTACCTTTTGCTTGACACTGGGATGATGGGTGTCTTTGTAGCGCTTGATTTCTTCCTGTTTTATATCTTTTGGGAGGTTATGTTACTTCCGATGTATTTTCTCATAGGGATATGGGGCGGTCCAAGAAGGGAATACGCGGCAATAAAGTTTTTCATTTATACTTTGCTTGGTTCTGTTTTGATGCTTCTTGTTATGATAGGTTTATATTTCAGCACAAGCATCATTGACACAGTCACTGGGGAGAGAATCCATACTTTCAATATGCTTGCTATGATGGACCCGAAAAATTATGAGCCAGGTTCAATCTTTTCTGGCATGCACACAACTTGGAGATACATAGCTTATATTGCTTTGTTTATCGGGTTTGCGATAAAGGTTCCGATTTTCCCGTTCCATACTTGGCTTCCTGATGCACATGTTGAAGCACCAACGCCAATCAGCGTCATCCTTGCTGGGATTCTCTTGAAGATGGGAACCTATGGGATGTTGAGGATAAGTTTTCCAATTTTCCCAGATGGGATGTTGAAATATGCTTTGCCTATGGCTTTGCTTGGTTTTATAAATATCGTTTACGGAGCTTTGGCTGCAATGGCACAGGAGGACTTTAAAAAGTTGATCGCTTATTCAAGTATAAGCCATATGGGTTATGTTGTGCTTGGAATGTCAGCGCTTAACACTCAGGCAGTCACAGGGGCGATAATGCAGATGTTTAACCACGGGACGATAACAGCTATGTTGTTTTTGATCGTTGGGGTTCTCTATGATAGGGCTCATACGAGAGGACTTAATGAATTTGGTGGATTAGCAAATCAGATGCCAAAGTATTTTGGAATCGTAATAATTGCTTTCTTCGCTGCACTTGGTCTTCCAGGTTTAAGTGGTTTTATAAGTGAGGCGTTTGTTTTCCTTGGAGCTTTTCAAACATATAAATGGATTACAATCTTTTCCGCAACTGGTGTTATTTTGACAGCTGGATATATACTCTGGACTACACAGCGTCTCTTCTTTGGTCAAATTCCGGAGAGATGGAAAAATCTTCCAGACATCAACGCAAGAGAGCTTGTGACTCTTGTCCCGCTTGCGGTGATAGTTATATTTCTTGGTGTTTATCCGATGCCTTTGATCTCAGTTATGAATGCCTCTGTGAATCATCTTGTTGGGTTTGTATCCGAAATGGGACAGATGGGATCACAGCTTGGAATTTTACCTTGA
- a CDS encoding NADH-quinone oxidoreductase subunit N, with protein MVEQFNIELAQSLKNFLPELTLTITLAIVIITDLIFGRKFRNIGAYVSILGLVATAYFTIKQYGGSYQIFRGMFVVDPYSTFFKFIFILSAFVVIIFSMQSLELKETSARRRLGEYYFFILTLTLGAFLMAGSVNLLMMYLSLELVSISSYILAGYIKESERSSEASMKYVIYGALSSGLMIYGISLIYGLSGELNVYSINASLLSGGYSPVVLLIAFLLILAGFGYKISAVPFHYWTPDVYEGAPITVTAFLSVSSKAAGFAMFVRFLKASFIDRTVLAGVEGTWVLLQGLPWSQIIAVLSALTMTVGNIIAIWQNNLKRMLAYSSIAHAGYILMGVVVFQNLGISAMLIYFLAYLLMNLGAFYCVMLVADKTGSEDIEVYKGLGYRSPLIGVVFTIFLVSLTGIPPTFGFIGKLYLFSALINAKVIWLAVVGVLNSVVSLYYYVRVVRNMFLRDLEVDKGEIKLSPAQVVVLLVLVVPTLLFGVYFGPIVDLAQASVAMFGLR; from the coding sequence ATGGTTGAACAGTTCAACATAGAATTGGCACAATCATTAAAAAATTTTTTACCTGAGCTGACCTTAACAATTACACTTGCTATCGTAATTATCACTGATTTGATTTTTGGGAGAAAGTTCAGAAACATTGGAGCTTATGTTTCAATTCTCGGTTTGGTTGCGACAGCTTACTTTACAATTAAGCAGTATGGCGGAAGCTATCAAATTTTCCGCGGGATGTTTGTCGTTGATCCATATTCAACCTTTTTTAAGTTTATCTTCATACTTTCGGCTTTTGTAGTGATAATTTTTTCAATGCAATCACTTGAATTAAAAGAAACATCGGCAAGGAGACGCCTTGGGGAATATTACTTCTTTATTTTGACCCTAACACTTGGAGCTTTTTTAATGGCTGGTTCTGTTAATCTTCTCATGATGTATCTTTCGCTTGAACTTGTCAGCATAAGCTCATACATACTTGCAGGTTATATCAAGGAATCTGAGCGGTCAAGTGAGGCGTCAATGAAATATGTCATATACGGTGCTTTGTCATCTGGTTTGATGATCTATGGTATTTCGCTGATTTATGGATTAAGTGGTGAGTTAAATGTTTATTCTATAAATGCATCGCTTCTTTCTGGGGGATATAGTCCTGTTGTTTTGTTGATTGCTTTTCTTTTGATACTTGCTGGTTTTGGATATAAAATTTCCGCAGTTCCATTTCATTATTGGACGCCAGATGTTTATGAAGGTGCTCCAATAACTGTGACCGCTTTTCTGTCCGTGTCTTCAAAGGCAGCTGGCTTTGCAATGTTTGTGAGATTTTTGAAAGCAAGTTTCATTGATAGAACCGTTCTTGCGGGAGTTGAAGGAACGTGGGTTTTACTTCAGGGGTTGCCATGGTCTCAGATAATTGCTGTTCTTTCGGCTTTAACTATGACGGTTGGAAACATAATTGCGATATGGCAGAACAATTTGAAAAGAATGCTAGCATATTCAAGCATAGCTCACGCTGGATATATACTTATGGGAGTTGTCGTCTTCCAGAACCTTGGTATTTCTGCAATGTTGATTTATTTCCTTGCATATCTTCTTATGAACCTTGGTGCTTTTTATTGCGTTATGCTTGTAGCTGACAAAACAGGAAGTGAAGATATAGAAGTTTATAAAGGACTTGGATATCGCTCACCACTTATCGGAGTTGTTTTTACAATTTTTCTTGTTTCACTCACTGGAATACCCCCAACATTTGGTTTTATCGGGAAACTTTATCTTTTCTCTGCCTTAATAAATGCTAAAGTTATTTGGCTTGCTGTCGTTGGTGTTTTAAATAGTGTCGTGTCGCTTTATTACTATGTTCGGGTTGTGAGAAATATGTTCCTTCGTGATCTGGAGGTTGATAAAGGTGAAATTAAACTTTCGCCAGCGCAAGTTGTTGTTTTACTTGTCCTTGTTGTCCCGACGCTTTTATTTGGGGTTTATTTTGGACCGATAGTTGACCTTGCGCAAGCATCAGTTGCAATGTTCGGTTTGAGGTGA